One Coffea eugenioides isolate CCC68of chromosome 2, Ceug_1.0, whole genome shotgun sequence genomic window, NNNNNNNNNNNNNNNNNNNNNNNNNNNNNNNNNNNNNNNNNNNNNNNNNNNNNNNNNNNNNNNNNNNNNNNNNNNNNNNNNNNNNNNNNNNNNNNNNNNNNNNNNNNNNNNNNNNNNNNNNNNNNNNNNNNNNNNNNNNNNNNNNNNNNNNNNNNNNNNNNNNNNNNNNNNNNNNNNNNNNNNNNNNNNNNNNNNNNNNNNNNNNNNNNNNNNNNNNNNNNNNNNNNNNNNNNNNNNNNNNNNNNNNNNNNNNNNNNNNNNNNNNNNNNNNNNNNNNNNNNNNNNNNNNNNNNNNNNNNNNNNNNNNNNNNNNNNNNNNNNNNNNNNNNNNNNNNNNNNNNNNNNNNNNNNNNNNNNNNNNNNNNNNNNNNNNNNNNNNNNNNNNNNNNNNNNNNNNNNNNNNNNNNNNNNNNNNNNNNNNNNNNNNNNNNNNNNNNNNNNNNNNNNNNNNNNNNNNNNNNNNNNNNNNNNNNNNNNNNNNNNNNNNNNNNNNNNNNNNNNNNNNNNNNNNNNNNNNNNNNNNNNNNNNNNNNNNNNNNNNNNNNNNNNNNNNNNNNNNNNNNNNNNNNNNNNNNNNNNNNNNNNNNNNNNNNNNNNNNNNNNNNNNNNNNNNNNNNNNNNNNNNNNNNNNNNNNNNNNNNNNNNNNNNNNNNNNNNNNNNNNNNNNNNNNNNNNNNNNNNNNNNNNNNNNNNNNNNNNNNNNNNNNNNNNNNNNNNNNNNNNNNNNNNNNNNNNNNNNNNNNNNNNNNNNNNNNNNNNNNNNNNNNNNNNNNNNNNNNNNNNNNNNNNNNNNNNNNNNNNNNNNNNNNNNNNNNNNNNNNNNNNNNNNNNNNNNNNNNNNNNNNNNNNNNNNNNNNNNNNNNNNNNNNNNNNNNNNNNNNNNNNNNNNNNNNNNNNNNNNNNNNNNNNNNNNNNNNNNNNNNNNNNNNNNNNNNNNNNNNNNNNNNNNNNNNNNNNNNNNNNNNNNNNNNNNNNNNNNNNNNNNNNNNNNNNNNNNNNNNNNNNNNNNNNNNNNNNNNNNNNNNNNNNNNNNNNNNNNNNNNNNNNNNNNNNNNNNNNNNNNNNNNNNNNNNNNNNNNNNNNNNNNNNNNNNNNNNNNNNNNNNNNNNNNNNNNNNNNNNNNNNNNNNNNNNNNNNNNNNNNNNNNNNNNNNNNNNNNNNNNNNNNNNNNNNNNNNNNNNNNNNNNNNNNNNNNNNNNNNNNNNNNNNNNNNNNNNNNNNNNNNNNNNNNNNNNNNNNNNNNNNNNNNNNNNNNNNNNNNNNNNNNNNNNNNNNNNNNNNNNNNNNNNNNNNNNNNNNNNNNNNNNNNNNNNNNNNNNNNNNNNNNNNNNNNNNNNNNNNNNNNNNNNNNNNNNNNNNNNNNNNNNNNNNNNNNNNNNNNNNNNNNNNNNNNNNNNNNNNNNNNNNNNNNNNNNNNNNNNNNNNNNNNNNNNNNNNNNNNNNNNNNNNNNNNNNNNNNNNNNNNNNNNNNNNNNNNNNNNNNNNNNNNNNNNNNNNNNNNNNNNNNNNNNNNNNNNNNNNNNNNNNNNNNNNNNNNNNNNNNNNNNNNNNNNNNNNNNNNNNNNNNNNNNNNNNNNNNNNNNNNNNNNNNNNNNNNNNNNNNNNNNNNNNNNNNNNNNNNNNNNNNNNNNNNNNNNNNNNNNNNNNNNNNNNNNNNNNNNNNNNNNNNNNNNNNNNNNNNNNNNNNNNNNNNNNNNNNNNNNNNNNNNNNNNNNNNNNNNNNNNNNNNNNNNNNNNNNNNNNNNNNNNNNNNNNNNNNNNNNNNNNNNNNNNNNNNNNNNNNNNNNNNNNNNNNNNNNNNNNNNNNNNNNNNNNNNNNNNNNNNNNNNNNNNNNNNNNNNNNNNNNNNNNNNNNNNNNNNNNNNNNNNNNNNNNNNNNNNNNNNNNNNNNNNNNNNNNNNNNNNNNNNNNNNNNNNNNNNNNNNNNNNNNNNNNNNNNNNNNNNNNNNNNNNNNNNNNNNNNNNNNNNNNNNNNNNNNNNNNNNNNNNNNNNNNNNNNNNNNNNNNNNNNNNNNNNNNNNNNNNNNNNNNNNNNNNNNNNNNNNNNNNNNNNNNNNNNNNNNNNNNNNNNNNNNNNNNNNNNNNNNNNNNNNNNNNNNNNNNNNNNNNNNNNNNNNNNNNNNNNNNNNNNNNNNNNNNNNNNNNNNNNNNNNNNNNNNNNNNNNNNNNNNNNNNNNNNNNNNNNNNNNNNNNNNNNNNNNNNNNNNNNNNNNNNNNNNNNNNNNNNNNNNNNNNNNNNNNNNNNNNNNNNNNNNNNNNNNNNNNNNNNNNNNNNNNNNNNNNNNNNNNNNNNNNNNNNNNNNNNNNNNNNNNNNNNNNNNNNNNNNNNNNNNNNNNNNNNNNNNNNNNNNNNNNNNNNNNNNNNNNNNNNNNNNNNNNNNNNNNNNNNNNNNNNNNNNNNNNNNNNNNNNNNNNNNNNNNNNNNNNNNNNNNNNNNNNNNNNNNNNNNNNNNNNNNNNNNNNNNNNNNNNNNNNNNNNNNNNNNNNNNNNNNNNNNNNNNNNNNNNNNNNNNNNNNNNNNNNNNNNNNNNNNNNNNNNNNNNNNNNNNNNNNNNNNNNNNNNNNNNNNNNNNNNNNNNNNNNNNNNNNNNNNNNNNNNNNNNNNNNNNNNNNNNNNNNNNNNNNNNNNNNNNNNNNNNNNNNNNNNNNNNNNNNNNNNNNNNNNNNNNNNNNNNNNNNNNNNNNNNNNNNNNNNNNNNNNNNNNNNNNNNNNNNNNNNNNNNNNNNNNNNNNNNNNNNNNNNNNNNNNNNNNNNNNNNNNNNNNNNNNNNNNNNNNNNNNNNNNNNNgaaattacatgaaatgaaccactaaaaaccacatagatgcacctctactttcgtgagtgtactccctatgtttagcacttcttgaactagtgttaaatctcaatttccattgcagaaacaacaccttagataatcacaatcaatggtaccagattaatcatgatttaaagagccaaagtgctaaataacttgctcaaatcctagcaatcaaataaccaaataataaacactaacaattatagaaagttcaaccaaacccaaggtataaactttagaaacacataatgaacacaaaatccagaacttgtatattaactaaaattggaatcaaatacaaaagataaagaatttagaaggaatacaacccttgtcacatgagctttcttccttgccttcttcatcctccatcctcatcctaatctagataataaacaagaatggaaaagctacactactctatactaagctaaactaacactagagagatgaaagagctacatttctgcagcttccagctttctcccgtagctcactctctatatttttctgctatggactccCCATCTCCtctttgcaatgaatttggctcttttatgatgaaaggtggtcaaggaatgaagctttacactttctccttacagctggtaatgtttctcacatgtctagcatccatgtgagttggtggaggtgaaattgagttttacgcgtacagagcagccttttctgaccacaatccggccaggaatccggccacaaatccggccaaattcaggccggattgctacagtaaatctgggctgctacagtgatccgagctgctacagtacctcggatccgtatggatccgagctcggttccactaacccagaaacaaccgagggttcggatgaatagtggatccgagtgtggatcacttgctctgtttttggcccaacttcaaccaatcttttcttgatgttagaggctgaaccagctcatgtctaaaacacgaaagttgtagccttttgagttatctttctaatgcatcaagaatcacctcatttggatctgtgtaggctgagatatgactgaaatacccttgcctgctccatgccttgttccagtttcgaccaatagcaattgactctgtacttcggccttttgacctggaaaaccttcaaactggattcagatgtcttcaccaaagttgtagatctatctcttatcttcaaatgggttcaagaatcatcccaatccgatcattgtagctcaagttatagccgaaatacgaaaatgtgtcaaaactgtcaaaatacacaaaattcaagtaaaaagtgataaaaacctcatttaattgaacaaaagcattttataccaattatagccaaaatgaatcattttcttccaataatatacccaaagtgactaaaaataatataaaatatcatacaattattacgtaaattagtcacttatcaataCTCTTTGATGAGGAGTTATTTGATCCTCAGTGTCTTAGTACACTTTTGTAAAGGACAAGTTGAGCCCTTGCTCATACATTGTATTTCTCTATTAGTAAAAATAGAAAATCCTATCgtttccgaaaaaaaaaagatatctcTTAGGTCTAGctttgcatccatatagaagcatccaaatatgataaatttagatattaaattaggaaaatttttgactaaatctcatatctagccttggttaggttgaaaaaTTGCCTTAAATTTGGATCAATCAAATCtttgtcttccctttcttcaaccgtgactcccgaactcttttatcttattttcaAAAACCTAAAATCGTCTAGAagggttttatttgttttcatttaatatatatatatttatatattttgagtgatttggtacacctaaacTCGATATCAAATGGCGACtctctttttccaaaaatcctttttaaactaatATTTTGGATCCAAACTATCGCATTCTCTAAAtcccattttaggccttttttatttattttctaaaatcgaaaaactcatttttaaacaccttttcatttatttcaaaaaatggggcacgacaTTGACACTTTGTTGAAAAAGTAAGGGACTCTCCTAAATAATCTGCCACTATTTTCATCGAACAACATGGAAAGAGCCATCCCCACACTTTTGACACTTTGTTGAATAAGTAATTGACTCTCCTAAATAATCTGCGACTATCCTAAATAATCTAAGATAATGGAACACTAAGGGTGTGTTTGATtaaactgaaatctaaaatctgaatctattaagttattgaattgttaaatattaaatctaatacatttgagtgtatgtcacattcagtgataagtgaatagcttattatttatttttgggagcatgttttgcctagaaaattcagtgctacttaattaattcaaatgttcaattttttattatcaaacgtaTCTCAACACATTACTATATAAATCTATTAAGTTTAAATGTTGAATGGGATTATCAAACAGGGCCTAAGACACTTTGTTGAAAAAGTAAGGGACTCCCTAAATAATCTAGGATAATGGGACACTAAGACACTTACTCTAACATGGAAAGAGCCATCCCCACACTTTGACACTTTGTTGAAAAAGTAAGGGATTCTCCTAAATAATCTGCCACTATCCTAAATAATTTAGGATAATGGGACATCAAGacattttgttgaaaaagtaaGGGATTAGGGGATAATGGGACACTAAGACACTTTGTTGAAAAGGTTAGGGATTCTCCTAAATAATCTAGGATAATGGAACACTAAGACactttgttgaaaaagaatgagaCTCTACTAAATAATGCAGGATAATGGGAGACAGTTTAAACGTTATTGAATGATTAACATATGTGCACATATAATCATTTTTGCTGGCATACAcgcacatttgaaaaaaaagagtacGAATAAAAAATTTGTTATGAACTTAGCACTTTCGCCAGCTAGTGTTATTCCTGCTACCGGAGATTACAATCATTATAGAATTTCATCGTAAATCTACACTTGCAAAAAATCCTATTTgcataaaaaaaatcatgtgCACAAAGTAAGATATAATCCCATGTGCACAGAAAAATCCAtgtgcacaaaataagacatacATATAATGGGAAAAAATAGGATTTTGATGCCAAATCGCAAAACTTGTCGAAAACCATCAAATTATATTTTCTAAAAGATAAAAAGTAAAATATACGGTGCTAAGAATATGATGGTTTGAATTTCAAACAAGAACATCTTCAAACAATGAAAGCGTGAGATGATCATCCTGCAACAGTGAAAGAGTGGCATGATAAGAATTTAGGACAAattacattttatccccttGTGGTTTAGTTTTTCAACATAACcctcctatggtttcaaaagttatacataatctcctcatgatttgaattaaagtgtcaaagtgtcGTAACGGAACTtttaaaaatgtcgaaattacccttataaacaCATGACACACTAACCCCGTATGATTTTATGATTCACTAAATAACTTCCTTAtagtttaatattttaccataaaacccccttatgatttccaaaatatacacataactccccttggttaataaataatttttaattttacataagggtatttttgacattttaggtgattCCGTTATGAATGATCATTCtatcactttgacactttaattcaaatcatgaaggaattatgtatagcttttgaaatcaTGAGGGAGTTATGTAAAAAAACACTAAATCACGGGAAGGTAAAGTATAATTTGCCCAagaatttgttttccttgacatcTTTTTAAGAGAAAAATGACAAACTTGTATATCCAGAAAGTCACCTTTTGTAATCTATTTACTAAAACAGTCGAAATGATTCATGAAAGCCCATCTCGTATCTTGTACTCAAATAAGAAGTTATGTTGAATTTGTTGAAGCATTTCCAAATGAAAATTCATCTAATTAAAAACGTTACCAAACAAATCGTCACATCAAttacaaaatgacaaatgacatcattgaaaccTATAAACACAAAGGATTAAGGTTGAGGTTCGAGGAACAATTAATAAAGATGAAAAAAAGCTAAAATGGTTCATGTaaccaaaaatagaaaatttactAGGAAATAGTTCCTTTATTCCATTGAGTCAAATGAATCGATTACAAAAAACCAACAACAATGGTTTATAAAACAATATCATATTTTGATTGTTTGTATCGATATCCAGACATCATGCCCTAACACACCTTTATTACATTCCTCCCCACTCCTCCATTTCTCAATATCTCCTTCACCCCTGAAACTAATTGTTTAGCAATTAATTTAGTGCCTGTAGTAGGCAAAGAAGGACACGAGGGAGGCACCGACAACGGTTCCAACGGCGGGCAATGCAGCATAGGCACTGTTGGCTGCTTCTGGTGCAGGTGCGGGTGCCTGGCTCTCAGCCAAGACTGCGCTCACGGAGGCAGCGGCCACAAGGACTGCACAAGCGatcttcttcatctccattttttttggggtttttttAAGGCAGTTGAAGGGCAAGAACCTCAAAGAATTTTGAGAATAGTTACCCAACCTTGCCCCTTTCGGTTGAAAATATGCCTGTGCTTCTGATGCTCTTGATGCTGGATGCTCTTGCTTGGCTTTCTTCCTTCGTTAATGGAAGCCATTTATAGGTGTGGTTTTGGACTTTGTTGGAATAAATGTGTGGTGATTTGCAGGTAAAGTAGTTGTTTCCACGAGGACAGGAGATGTTTAAGCTACTCCCTTGAATGGTTCTTTATATAAGTGGTTTGAAAACAAGTAGGAGAAGTAGGAGGTTGTTTAGGGTATTTGTTGTTGCACCTAAACTAATTATGCTCTATATGTACTTTTGGTATGAGATTGTTTAATATCTATAGCCTTTAATAAAAGGGAAAACCTTATTATAAACGATATATGATTTATAGGATGAATATAAACTAAAAGATTATCCACTTCTTAATTACTTGTTTCTATCACACAGAGATATCTTGTTTCAAAACTAAGGATAAATTTAAACTAAAAGATGATCCACTTTTAAATTATTTGTGTCTGTCACATAGAGATATCCCGTTTCAAAATTACTTTTCTGTAGGTGAATTGTTATAAAAAATAGTTAAGAAACGCAAGGCATAGGTGGAAAAAGGGTATATATTTTACGTGAGTCTAGGAGACTAAGGCATTAGAGACAAGGGATGAGATGACAATATGCTTACCTTGATGTTTTGATTTTTACTCAGCCAAGCctttttttaaacatttttttaATTGTAAATATGATATGCGCATCTAGATTTGACCAATTAGTGATGTCCTTTCCAATTCGTGATCTTCTAAGAAGGTAAAGATCCAAAACAAAACAGAATTCCAATGTGAGTagggattttaaaaaaaaaaaaaattttgacagattATCTTAAGTACTAATATTtgtcctttcatttatttatagGCTTAGTGCTTCCAACTATGCATCGGCACCTCTCGCACGGTAATTTATATGTGATGACTTGTCCATGACACCACAATTTTTGAAGCTTAATGTTATATAAAGAGAGAGCAATTGAAAccttaattaaaaaatatagtgCAATTATCCAATAAATATTAT contains:
- the LOC113760972 gene encoding arabinogalactan protein 23-like, with translation MEMKKIACAVLVAAASVSAVLAESQAPAPAPEAANSAYAALPAVGTVVGASLVSFFAYYRH